The following are encoded together in the Tepidiforma bonchosmolovskayae genome:
- a CDS encoding putative signal transducing protein: MPAGRWEVVWRGPTEVDAELTAGQLRAAGIPALVEGSATPYRAAAFPLGGTWLIRVPAEAIEPARALLEEVGEGPNLETEEGGDLLDANQRATLKAAGFGLAVLGIVILLLLIREAAG, from the coding sequence ATGCCGGCTGGCCGGTGGGAGGTGGTGTGGCGGGGGCCGACGGAGGTTGATGCGGAGCTGACCGCAGGTCAGCTGCGGGCGGCAGGCATCCCGGCGCTGGTTGAGGGGTCGGCGACGCCGTACCGGGCTGCGGCGTTCCCGCTGGGCGGGACGTGGCTGATCCGCGTGCCGGCGGAGGCCATCGAGCCGGCGCGGGCGCTGCTGGAGGAGGTGGGCGAGGGGCCGAACCTGGAGACGGAGGAGGGCGGGGACTTGCTCGACGCGAACCAGCGGGCCACGCTGAAGGCGGCAGGGTTCGGGCTGGCGGTGCTGGGCATCGTCATCCTGCTGCTGTTGATTCGGGAGGCTGCGGGATGA
- a CDS encoding DUF433 domain-containing protein, translated as MSRLDWREYIEVDAAAPGGRPVVRGTRISAQEVLDAVDRGEEIAAILAAYPQLTRESVLAVIQFRLAHQYVQERKHAERRRLPFAPGPG; from the coding sequence ATGAGCAGACTGGACTGGCGGGAGTACATCGAGGTCGACGCTGCGGCGCCGGGCGGGCGGCCGGTGGTGCGGGGGACGCGGATTTCGGCGCAGGAGGTGCTGGACGCGGTGGACCGGGGCGAGGAGATCGCCGCGATCCTCGCGGCGTATCCGCAGCTGACGCGGGAATCGGTGCTGGCGGTGATCCAGTTCCGGCTGGCGCACCAGTACGTGCAGGAGCGGAAGCACGCGGAGCGGCGCCGGTTGCCGTTCGCGCCGGGCCCGGGCTGA
- a CDS encoding anti-sigma factor domain-containing protein, protein MDAPHITQEQADEYAIGSLEPELARAIALHLAECSRCRDMVREAERVAALLAASQPLRRASPRLRSRVFAAAGIRKPGPAWRAFTIGRAAAGLAAIIIAVGAFSGMLGLRTQVNALRSQNADLQRQIDEALSQKVALAALTQKLEDQQAVAAELRETLKSDSELFIALISPNSQVAAVVSVSPERGSIGRLVWDEDQKRVWFVASQLRQLPPGETYQLWVNSGGRYYSLGTFAPDDAGFARYETRVPEGITSYDTAVVTIERAGGSPVREGPTVFFVTDLSRLTRN, encoded by the coding sequence ATGGACGCCCCGCACATCACCCAGGAACAGGCTGACGAGTACGCCATCGGTTCGCTCGAACCCGAGCTTGCCCGCGCCATCGCCCTCCACCTCGCCGAATGCTCCCGCTGCCGCGACATGGTCCGCGAAGCCGAGCGCGTCGCCGCCCTCCTCGCCGCCAGCCAGCCCCTCCGCCGGGCCTCGCCCCGCCTTCGCAGCCGGGTCTTCGCCGCCGCCGGCATCCGCAAGCCCGGCCCCGCCTGGCGCGCCTTCACCATCGGCCGCGCCGCCGCAGGGCTGGCCGCCATCATCATCGCCGTCGGCGCCTTCTCCGGCATGCTCGGCCTCCGCACCCAGGTTAATGCCCTCCGCTCCCAGAATGCCGACCTCCAGCGCCAGATCGATGAAGCCCTTTCCCAGAAGGTCGCACTCGCAGCCCTGACCCAAAAGCTGGAAGACCAGCAGGCCGTCGCCGCCGAACTCCGCGAAACGCTCAAGTCCGACTCCGAGCTCTTCATCGCCCTGATTTCGCCCAACAGCCAGGTCGCCGCCGTCGTTTCCGTCTCCCCTGAGCGCGGCTCCATCGGCCGCCTCGTCTGGGACGAAGACCAGAAGCGCGTCTGGTTCGTTGCCAGCCAGCTCCGCCAGCTCCCACCCGGCGAAACCTACCAGCTCTGGGTCAACTCGGGCGGCCGCTACTACTCCCTCGGCACCTTCGCCCCCGACGACGCCGGCTTCGCCCGCTACGAAACCCGCGTCCCCGAGGGCATCACCAGCTACGACACCGCCGTCGTCACCATCGAACGCGCCGGCGGCTCGCCCGTCCGAGAAGGCCCGACCGTCTTCTTTGTGACCGACCTCTCCCGCCTCACCCGCAACTGA
- a CDS encoding sigma-70 family RNA polymerase sigma factor has protein sequence MDGNPTPAGIRNLDRTVEFARPADAALADRTDWPDETLMLAILERDQHAFAVLYDRYVDLVYSAAYRILGDPGLAEDTTQDVFVRLWRRPETFIAERGRFISWLMSVTRNRALDEVRARGRRWKREGGPLGDPAESAEPVFHAAALDPGATAELNEERLAVRRALNELPPEQRRALELAYFGGLTQQEIAAVLREPLGTIKTRIRLGMQKLRRCLERGR, from the coding sequence ATGGACGGCAATCCGACGCCCGCCGGTATACGTAACCTCGATCGAACGGTCGAATTCGCGCGCCCTGCCGACGCAGCGCTCGCCGACCGCACCGATTGGCCGGACGAAACCCTCATGCTCGCCATCCTCGAACGCGACCAGCACGCCTTCGCCGTCCTCTACGACCGCTACGTCGACCTCGTCTACTCTGCCGCCTACCGCATCCTCGGCGACCCCGGCCTCGCCGAGGACACGACCCAGGACGTCTTCGTCCGCCTCTGGCGCCGCCCCGAAACCTTCATCGCCGAACGCGGCCGCTTCATCAGCTGGCTCATGAGCGTCACCCGCAACCGCGCCCTCGACGAAGTCCGCGCCCGCGGCCGCCGCTGGAAGCGCGAGGGCGGCCCCCTCGGCGACCCCGCCGAGTCGGCCGAACCCGTCTTCCACGCCGCTGCGCTCGACCCGGGCGCTACCGCCGAGCTGAACGAAGAACGCCTCGCCGTCCGCCGCGCCCTCAACGAGCTCCCGCCCGAGCAGCGCCGCGCCCTCGAACTCGCCTACTTCGGCGGCCTCACCCAGCAGGAGATCGCCGCCGTCCTCCGCGAGCCCCTCGGCACCATCAAGACCCGAATCCGCCTCGGCATGCAGAAGCTCCGCCGCTGCCTCGAACGCGGCCGGTAG
- a CDS encoding S1C family serine protease, with protein sequence MNTRMVLAAGLAALALAGGAACSDTHEANPAAPAGNAAAAATPTAGRSQPTSLPAGQMTVAEVVQFAEPAIVRIQTNAGVGSGFVVASDGYIVTNAHVVTGTTGRVASAITVTLSDGSQYQARVVGVDPRADIALLKIEATGLKALEFASLKDVAVGQDVVAMGYALDLQGGEGGAFSVTKGIISQKNRVINEGSNAAIFGSVQTDAAINHGNSGGPLLDLTGKVVGVNTALAPDPTTGEAAPGIGFAVGSDIVKAIIEQLKAQGRVNRGFLGIQGFEALRPAVARQLGIPEREGGVVIQTVLAGGPVAQAGLQAKDVIVKIGDVEIDNEADLAVALIKYQAGQKVKVEFYRNGKRQSAEVTLGSPPSN encoded by the coding sequence ATGAACACCAGGATGGTGCTGGCGGCGGGGCTTGCGGCGCTGGCGCTGGCCGGCGGGGCAGCCTGCTCCGATACCCACGAGGCGAACCCGGCGGCGCCGGCCGGGAACGCAGCGGCTGCGGCCACGCCGACGGCAGGGCGGTCGCAGCCGACGTCGCTGCCAGCGGGGCAGATGACCGTGGCGGAGGTGGTGCAGTTCGCCGAGCCGGCGATCGTGCGGATTCAGACCAACGCGGGCGTGGGCTCGGGGTTCGTCGTGGCGAGCGACGGCTACATCGTGACGAATGCGCACGTGGTGACCGGGACGACGGGGCGGGTAGCGAGCGCGATTACGGTGACCCTGAGCGATGGTTCGCAGTACCAGGCGCGGGTGGTGGGCGTGGACCCGCGGGCGGACATCGCGCTGCTGAAGATTGAGGCGACGGGGCTGAAGGCGCTGGAGTTCGCCAGCCTGAAGGACGTGGCGGTGGGGCAGGATGTGGTGGCGATGGGGTACGCGCTCGACCTGCAGGGCGGCGAAGGCGGCGCATTCAGCGTGACGAAGGGGATCATCAGCCAGAAGAACAGGGTCATCAACGAGGGGTCGAACGCGGCGATCTTCGGTTCGGTGCAGACGGACGCGGCGATCAACCACGGGAACAGCGGCGGACCTTTGCTCGACCTGACGGGGAAGGTGGTGGGCGTGAACACTGCGCTGGCGCCGGACCCGACGACGGGCGAGGCGGCGCCGGGCATCGGCTTTGCGGTCGGCTCGGACATCGTGAAGGCGATCATTGAGCAGCTGAAGGCGCAGGGCCGGGTGAACCGCGGCTTCCTCGGCATCCAGGGGTTCGAAGCGCTGCGGCCGGCGGTCGCGCGGCAGCTGGGGATCCCGGAGAGGGAGGGCGGAGTGGTCATCCAGACGGTCCTGGCTGGCGGGCCGGTGGCGCAGGCCGGGCTCCAGGCAAAGGACGTCATTGTGAAGATCGGCGACGTGGAGATTGACAACGAGGCAGACCTGGCGGTGGCGCTCATCAAGTACCAGGCCGGCCAGAAGGTGAAGGTGGAGTTTTACCGCAACGGGAAGCGGCAGAGCGCGGAGGTGACGCTCGGCTCGCCGCCGTCGAACTGA
- a CDS encoding helical backbone metal receptor — translation MRVVSLVPSLTELTWELAPETLAGRTKFCTEPPEMAAAVPAFGGTKDPDVAAIAALRPDLVIANREENRREDVAALEAAGLRVLVTVIDSVEEALAAIRAIGAEVGNPGRADALAAEVEAALADAAPGEGPRVFVPIWRRPLLGLGGGTYGSSLLEACGAVNVLRERERYPEVTLEEVRALRPDLVLLPDEPYHFREEHCAEFAEAAPARLVDGKLLWWYGPRMPGSIRALRTLLAEAAAWR, via the coding sequence ATGCGGGTCGTGAGCCTGGTGCCGAGCCTGACGGAGCTGACCTGGGAGCTGGCGCCGGAAACGCTGGCGGGGCGGACGAAGTTCTGCACGGAGCCGCCGGAGATGGCGGCGGCGGTTCCCGCCTTCGGGGGAACGAAGGACCCGGACGTGGCGGCGATTGCCGCGCTGCGGCCGGACCTCGTGATTGCGAACCGGGAGGAGAACCGGCGGGAGGACGTGGCGGCGCTGGAGGCCGCCGGGCTGCGGGTGCTGGTGACGGTGATCGATTCGGTCGAGGAGGCGCTGGCGGCGATCCGGGCGATCGGCGCGGAGGTGGGGAACCCGGGCAGGGCGGACGCGCTCGCGGCGGAAGTCGAAGCTGCGCTGGCGGATGCCGCGCCCGGCGAAGGGCCGCGGGTGTTCGTGCCGATCTGGCGGCGGCCGCTGCTGGGGCTCGGCGGGGGGACGTACGGCAGTTCGCTGCTGGAAGCATGCGGGGCGGTGAACGTGCTGCGGGAGCGGGAGCGCTACCCGGAGGTGACGCTGGAGGAGGTGCGGGCGCTCAGGCCGGACCTGGTGCTGCTGCCGGATGAGCCCTACCACTTCCGGGAGGAGCACTGCGCCGAGTTTGCGGAGGCGGCGCCGGCGCGGCTGGTGGATGGCAAGCTGCTGTGGTGGTACGGGCCGCGGATGCCGGGGAGCATCCGGGCGCTGCGTACGCTGCTGGCGGAGGCTGCGGCATGGCGGTGA
- a CDS encoding alpha/beta fold hydrolase, protein MAVRRAAAAAALLGAAGAGAAAGLAAADRRRWRPPQPAGLVREVAGARLHYLDEGAGPALVLVHGFAGSTFSWRAVVPELAKEFRVIAVDLPGFGLSDRRPGIGYGHERHVDRLLALLDLLGIERAAFAGHSMGGAVVQRLAARAPGRAERLVLVGSVSAGANLDIGRRRRASRLMFGAIRLAAISPTVMYAAGRRGLRQMVADPSFVTPEVVRGYIDPLLIPGTVRAVAEMAREHAAEPAVDLGAIAAPALVVTGEADVVVPPLRAEELAKALPAAGPAVVIDRAGHLLAEERPDAFLRATLPFLRAGAQARR, encoded by the coding sequence ATGGCGGTGAGACGCGCGGCAGCGGCGGCGGCACTGCTCGGGGCGGCCGGCGCAGGCGCTGCTGCGGGCTTGGCCGCAGCGGACCGGCGGCGGTGGCGGCCGCCGCAGCCGGCGGGGCTGGTGCGGGAGGTGGCGGGGGCACGGCTGCACTACCTCGACGAGGGCGCCGGGCCGGCGCTGGTGCTCGTGCACGGCTTCGCCGGGAGCACGTTCAGCTGGCGGGCGGTGGTGCCGGAGCTGGCGAAGGAGTTCCGGGTGATTGCGGTGGACCTGCCGGGCTTCGGGCTGAGCGACCGGCGGCCGGGGATCGGCTACGGGCACGAGCGGCACGTCGACCGGCTGCTGGCGCTGCTCGACCTGCTGGGCATCGAGCGGGCGGCGTTTGCCGGGCATTCGATGGGTGGAGCGGTGGTGCAGCGGCTGGCGGCGCGCGCGCCGGGGCGGGCCGAGCGGCTGGTGCTGGTGGGGTCGGTGAGCGCTGGGGCGAACCTCGACATCGGCCGCCGGCGGCGGGCGAGCCGGCTGATGTTCGGGGCGATCCGGCTGGCGGCGATCTCGCCGACGGTGATGTACGCGGCCGGACGCCGGGGGCTGCGGCAGATGGTGGCCGACCCCTCGTTCGTGACGCCGGAGGTGGTGCGCGGGTACATCGACCCGCTGCTCATCCCGGGGACCGTCCGGGCGGTGGCGGAGATGGCGCGGGAGCATGCCGCGGAGCCGGCGGTCGACCTCGGCGCCATCGCGGCGCCGGCGCTGGTGGTGACCGGCGAGGCGGACGTGGTGGTGCCGCCGCTACGGGCGGAAGAGCTGGCGAAGGCGCTGCCGGCGGCCGGACCGGCGGTCGTGATCGACCGGGCAGGGCATCTGCTGGCGGAGGAGCGGCCTGACGCGTTCCTGCGGGCGACGCTGCCGTTCCTGCGGGCGGGGGCTCAGGCGCGGCGGTAG
- the nagA gene encoding N-acetylglucosamine-6-phosphate deacetylase gives MSLLIRNTVVASPSGPHRADILVQGPRIVAVGRDLEAPGAEILDAEGLTAGPGFIDVHVHGGGGRTFFSDDPAEVAAYAAWAPSRGVTAFLVSTVGPDAAATAARLSALRPAIQPLPGSAEPLGFHLEGPFLNPIRRGAFPAHYLREPSIAEYETFHEAAGGLVRQVTVAPELPGALPLIHTIARLGAVPALGHTDATVPECRHGFEAGIAHVTHLFNAMRPIHQREGGPVVAALEAPDVTCELICDGAHVEPAVLRLAYRLLGPLRAVIVTDNLHLAGVDAGQAVFAGEEITVSGAHARKADGTIVGSVATFDVHFRNAVEIFGLDLPAAFRLASTNPARVAGAADRKGQLEPGFDADIVLLDHDLHVAATICRGEVAYRRA, from the coding sequence ATGTCCCTCCTCATCCGCAACACCGTTGTCGCCAGCCCCTCAGGCCCCCACCGCGCCGATATCCTCGTCCAGGGGCCCCGCATTGTCGCCGTCGGCCGCGACCTCGAAGCGCCCGGCGCCGAAATCCTCGATGCCGAAGGGCTGACCGCCGGCCCCGGCTTCATCGATGTCCACGTCCACGGCGGCGGCGGCCGCACCTTTTTCAGCGACGACCCCGCCGAAGTCGCCGCCTATGCCGCCTGGGCGCCCTCCCGCGGCGTCACCGCCTTCCTCGTCTCCACCGTCGGCCCCGATGCCGCCGCTACCGCCGCCCGCCTGTCCGCCCTGCGCCCGGCGATCCAGCCCCTGCCCGGCTCAGCCGAACCGCTCGGGTTCCACCTTGAGGGCCCCTTCCTCAACCCCATCCGACGCGGCGCCTTCCCCGCGCACTACCTCCGCGAGCCCTCGATCGCCGAGTACGAAACCTTCCACGAGGCGGCCGGCGGGCTCGTCCGCCAGGTCACCGTCGCCCCCGAGCTGCCCGGTGCGCTGCCCCTCATCCACACCATCGCCCGCCTCGGCGCCGTACCCGCGCTCGGCCACACCGACGCCACCGTGCCCGAATGCCGCCACGGCTTCGAAGCCGGCATCGCCCACGTCACTCACCTCTTCAACGCCATGCGCCCCATCCACCAGCGCGAAGGCGGCCCCGTCGTCGCCGCCCTCGAAGCCCCGGATGTCACCTGCGAACTGATCTGCGACGGCGCCCACGTCGAGCCGGCCGTCCTCCGCCTCGCCTACCGCCTCCTCGGCCCGCTCCGGGCCGTCATCGTGACCGATAACCTCCACCTCGCCGGCGTCGATGCCGGCCAGGCCGTCTTCGCCGGCGAGGAGATCACCGTCTCCGGAGCCCACGCCCGCAAGGCCGATGGCACCATCGTCGGCAGCGTCGCCACCTTCGACGTCCACTTCCGCAACGCCGTGGAGATCTTCGGTCTCGACCTTCCCGCCGCCTTCCGCCTCGCCAGCACCAACCCCGCCCGCGTCGCCGGCGCCGCCGACCGCAAGGGTCAGCTCGAACCCGGCTTCGATGCCGACATCGTCCTCCTCGACCACGACCTCCATGTCGCCGCCACCATCTGCCGCGGCGAGGTCGCCTACCGCCGCGCCTGA
- a CDS encoding LCP family protein has translation MSTGVTRRRAAAAGIVVGFLAAVYVALVVLGRVDQYLFPANEVAVPAVPAKVPGTDLGVNVSLPGVSEQGPKPWTPDARLNILVLGIDKRPGQPEDGSYRSDTMFIASIDTHAGRLQLLAIPRDFWAEIPYGNTPGVWAENKINAAYSYGQFYRYPGGGAAAAVAAVQHNLNITIRHYVVIDWEGFVRLIDALGGIDIDVPETISDFGTDVLEVFPNNTVQAGRQHMDGRQALGYSRVRVDGDLKRIERQQLVIRAVAEKAVSLGYIARIPELWSAYRDAFKTDIDNGLIPGYALMARQVDLGRIETFSLGKAMYGGVSEDGQLILLPNREQMYAIIDEFLADPQARDEAPKIALVTPPGGQAAGKAALAHLAAWGISEAWVTVVAGDGTGQAGIVDVTGKPYTAGKLTGLFDLRMQNPDGTEPPGFDIVVRLGENTALQTPKGGN, from the coding sequence GTGAGCACCGGAGTGACGCGGCGGCGAGCCGCCGCTGCAGGGATTGTTGTCGGCTTCCTTGCCGCGGTCTACGTCGCACTGGTCGTGCTTGGACGGGTCGACCAGTACCTGTTCCCGGCGAACGAGGTGGCGGTGCCGGCCGTGCCGGCAAAGGTGCCGGGGACCGACCTCGGCGTGAACGTGTCGCTGCCGGGGGTTTCGGAGCAAGGGCCGAAGCCGTGGACGCCGGATGCGCGGCTGAACATCCTGGTGCTGGGGATTGATAAGCGGCCGGGGCAGCCGGAGGACGGAAGCTACCGGAGCGACACGATGTTCATCGCGAGCATCGACACCCATGCGGGACGGCTGCAGCTGCTGGCGATACCGCGGGACTTCTGGGCGGAGATCCCGTACGGGAATACGCCGGGGGTGTGGGCCGAGAACAAGATCAACGCGGCGTACTCGTACGGGCAGTTCTACAGGTACCCGGGGGGCGGAGCGGCAGCGGCGGTCGCGGCGGTGCAGCACAACCTGAACATCACCATCCGGCACTACGTGGTGATCGACTGGGAGGGGTTCGTGCGGCTGATCGATGCGCTGGGGGGCATCGACATCGACGTGCCGGAGACGATTTCGGACTTCGGGACGGACGTGCTGGAGGTCTTTCCAAACAACACGGTGCAGGCAGGCCGGCAGCATATGGACGGCAGGCAGGCGCTGGGGTACTCGCGGGTGCGGGTCGACGGCGACCTGAAGCGGATTGAGCGGCAGCAGCTGGTGATCCGGGCGGTTGCGGAGAAGGCCGTGAGCCTGGGGTATATCGCGCGGATCCCGGAGCTGTGGAGCGCCTACCGGGACGCGTTCAAGACCGATATCGACAACGGGCTGATCCCGGGGTATGCGCTGATGGCGCGGCAGGTGGACCTCGGGAGGATCGAGACGTTCTCGCTCGGGAAGGCGATGTACGGCGGGGTCTCGGAGGACGGCCAGCTGATCCTGCTGCCGAACCGGGAGCAGATGTACGCGATCATCGATGAATTCCTGGCAGACCCGCAGGCGCGAGATGAGGCGCCGAAGATCGCGCTGGTGACGCCGCCGGGCGGGCAGGCCGCGGGGAAGGCGGCACTGGCCCATCTCGCGGCATGGGGAATCTCGGAGGCGTGGGTGACGGTGGTGGCGGGCGACGGGACGGGGCAGGCCGGGATTGTTGATGTGACGGGCAAGCCGTACACGGCGGGGAAGCTGACCGGGCTGTTCGACCTGCGCATGCAGAACCCCGACGGCACGGAGCCGCCGGGGTTCGACATCGTGGTTCGGCTGGGCGAGAACACGGCGCTGCAGACGCCGAAGGGCGGGAACTAG
- a CDS encoding cupredoxin domain-containing protein, with amino-acid sequence MHRFTRPVLVATLAVAAALALAACGGGSSSSSDKGVADGSDSRIPAGAPLIDQDKLQFNPSQLTVKVGETVYFKNSETALHTVDIDGKNVSGNMKKNDVFTWVFQQPGSYKITCDYHPQMKATVTVTGS; translated from the coding sequence ATGCACCGCTTCACCCGCCCCGTACTCGTAGCCACACTCGCCGTCGCCGCCGCGCTCGCCCTCGCCGCCTGCGGCGGCGGCAGCAGCAGCTCGTCCGACAAGGGCGTCGCCGACGGCTCCGACAGCCGCATCCCCGCCGGCGCCCCGCTCATCGACCAGGATAAGCTCCAGTTCAACCCCAGCCAGCTCACCGTCAAAGTCGGCGAAACCGTCTACTTCAAGAACAGCGAAACCGCACTCCACACCGTCGACATCGACGGCAAGAACGTCTCGGGCAACATGAAGAAGAACGACGTCTTCACCTGGGTCTTCCAGCAGCCCGGATCCTACAAAATCACCTGCGACTACCACCCGCAGATGAAAGCGACCGTCACCGTCACCGGGAGCTAG
- the greA gene encoding transcription elongation factor GreA, which translates to MTQTPAGVPATQVTLREALRQFSASLKPAEREYAAYAEKFCNDIGLDRITADLTPAIVEQYGERNLRPTDPNGQRRLDALKAWFRFLKNKGYTERNLGTGLRLPKANGPRATSASTRVVETPIEMTAEGIEALRRELAELERRIPDLIRAVETARSDGDLRENAPYHAAREALALAENRRRQLEESLKRAVVADRSELDADVAAIGSGVTVTFLERNIQVTYQLVGPREANPAEKKISVESPVGRVLLGRRVGEEVEVEAPQGTMRYRIDAIIHDP; encoded by the coding sequence ATGACACAAACGCCCGCTGGAGTACCGGCCACCCAGGTCACCCTCCGCGAAGCCCTTCGACAGTTCTCCGCCAGCCTCAAACCCGCCGAGCGCGAATACGCCGCCTACGCCGAAAAGTTCTGCAACGACATCGGCCTCGACCGCATCACCGCTGACCTCACCCCCGCCATCGTCGAGCAGTACGGCGAGCGCAACCTCCGTCCCACCGACCCCAACGGCCAGCGTCGCCTCGACGCCCTCAAGGCCTGGTTCAGGTTCCTCAAGAACAAGGGGTACACCGAGCGCAACCTGGGCACCGGCCTCCGCCTCCCGAAGGCGAACGGCCCCCGCGCCACCAGCGCCAGCACCCGCGTCGTCGAAACCCCCATCGAAATGACCGCCGAAGGCATTGAAGCCCTCAGGCGCGAGCTCGCCGAACTCGAGCGCCGCATCCCCGACCTCATCCGCGCCGTCGAAACCGCGCGCTCCGACGGCGACCTCCGCGAGAACGCCCCCTACCACGCCGCCCGCGAAGCCCTCGCCCTCGCCGAGAACCGCCGCCGCCAGCTTGAAGAATCACTCAAGCGCGCCGTCGTCGCCGACCGCTCCGAACTCGATGCCGACGTCGCCGCCATCGGCTCCGGCGTCACGGTCACCTTCCTCGAGCGCAACATTCAGGTGACCTACCAGCTCGTCGGCCCGCGCGAAGCCAACCCCGCTGAGAAGAAGATCAGCGTCGAATCCCCTGTGGGCCGCGTCCTCCTCGGCCGCCGCGTCGGCGAAGAAGTCGAGGTCGAAGCCCCCCAGGGCACGATGCGCTACCGCATCGACGCCATCATCCACGACCCGTAG
- a CDS encoding 16S rRNA (guanine(527)-N(7))-methyltransferase RsmG, whose translation MDNVLGWDDLERLFAGVADREGIARLQRHWALVEADEAAGRLTAVDAREAVRRQYGESLELVRIAEEALGRGEGVRYADIGTGGGWPGLVAACVRPGWEVHLVEPLQKRARFLEAAARELGCTNVTVHALRAEEAGRGPLREACGLVTARAVAELRVVLEYAAPLAAVGGVIALPKGSRLEEELAAAETAIGELGCELDAILPMRPEVSETVRVALLRKRASCPGRYPRRVGLPERRPIGGPVRRTGVIGADC comes from the coding sequence ATGGATAACGTTCTCGGATGGGATGACCTGGAGCGGCTGTTCGCGGGGGTTGCGGACCGGGAGGGGATTGCGCGGCTGCAGCGGCACTGGGCGCTGGTGGAGGCGGACGAGGCGGCCGGGCGGCTGACGGCGGTCGATGCCCGGGAGGCGGTGCGGCGGCAGTACGGGGAATCGCTCGAGCTGGTGCGGATTGCGGAGGAGGCGCTCGGGAGGGGCGAGGGGGTGCGCTACGCCGACATTGGCACGGGAGGCGGATGGCCGGGGCTGGTCGCGGCATGCGTGCGGCCCGGCTGGGAGGTGCACCTGGTGGAGCCGCTGCAGAAGCGGGCGCGGTTCCTCGAGGCGGCAGCCCGGGAGCTGGGATGCACGAACGTGACCGTGCACGCGCTGCGGGCGGAGGAGGCGGGACGGGGGCCGCTGCGGGAGGCGTGCGGGCTGGTGACCGCGCGGGCAGTGGCGGAGCTGCGGGTGGTGCTGGAGTATGCGGCGCCGCTGGCGGCGGTGGGCGGGGTGATTGCGCTCCCGAAAGGGAGCCGGCTGGAGGAGGAGCTCGCGGCTGCGGAGACGGCGATTGGGGAACTCGGGTGCGAGCTGGATGCGATCCTGCCGATGCGGCCGGAGGTGAGCGAGACGGTGCGGGTGGCGCTGCTGCGGAAGCGCGCGTCCTGCCCGGGGCGGTATCCCCGGCGTGTGGGGCTGCCGGAGCGGCGGCCGATCGGCGGGCCGGTGCGCCGCACAGGCGTCATTGGCGCAGATTGCTGA